Genomic DNA from Theropithecus gelada isolate Dixy chromosome 1, Tgel_1.0, whole genome shotgun sequence:
TACCTACTCCAGGGTTGCTGGGAGGGGCCCCACGGTACCTGCGACCCCTGGGGAATGCCAAGCAGGCTGGCCCCAGGACACACGGTTCTGTCCTACTCTTTGCAGGGTTTGGCATCTGCACGTCCTTCCTGGGCATCTCGTGGGCACTGCTCGACTACCACCGGGCCTTGCGCACCTGCCTCCCCTCCAAGCCCCTCCTGGGCCTGGGTTCCTCCGTGATCTACTTCCTGTGGAACCTGCTGCTGCTGTGGCCCCGAGTCCTGGCTGTGGCCCTGTTCTCAGCCCTCTTCCCCAGCTATGTGGCCCTGCACTTCCTGGGCCTGTGGCTGGTACTGCTGCTCTGGGTCTGGCTTCAGGGCACAGACTTTATGCCGGACCCCAGCTCCGAGTGGCTGTACCGGGTGACGGTGGCCACCATCCTCTATTTCTCCTGGTTCAACGTGGCTGAGGGCCACACCCTAGGCCGGGCCACCATCCACTTCGCCTTCCTCCTGACTGACAGCATTCTCCTGGTGGTCACCTGGATGACTCATAGCTCCTGGCTGCCCAGCGGGATTCCCCTGCAGCTGTGGCTGCCTGTGGGCTGCGGCTGCTTCTTTCTGGGCCTGGCTCTGCGGCTTGTGTACTACCGCTGGCTGCACCCTAGCTGCTGCTGGAAGCCCGACCCTGACCAGGTAGATGGGGCCCGGAGTCTGCTTTCCCCAGAGGGGTATCAGCTGCCTCAGAACAGGCGCATGACACGGTTAGCACAGAACTTTTTCCCCAAGGCTAAGGATGAAGCTGCTTCGCCAGTAAAGGGAGAGGTGAATGGCGTCCTTTGAAGCAGGATCAGACCCAGCTGGCAGAGATGGAGAGTGACTCTGCTGGCAGAAGGCAGGTGAGGATAAGCTAATGATGCTGCTGTGGCCTCCATGCACTCAGCAATAATGGGACGCCTGTGCTGGGCCGGGCACCAGGGATGGTGCTGAGTGGGGCAGAGGCCTGCCTTAAAGGAGTTCACAGTGAACAAGATGAGAAAGGCTGGGCCCTGCAGGGTCAAGAGCCCCAATTATGTACAAGACACTTTGGGAGGAAATAAGACtaccttttcttttccccctgCCATTGGTATAGCTGGTGCCCCaaaacttccacctccctggccACTTCTAAAATGACTGGTATAGGTGCTGCCCCACTCCTTAGCTCCCCTATCCTGGGCTAGAAGGCCACAGGGGCTGTCCTCTAGaattcttcctcccctcccccacaccaTTCATTCAATTCATGAAAGAAATCTTCGTGGAGAGCAGTTTATGTGCCAGGAACATCATTCTGTCCTTGCAACCTGGAACAAGACCAGCTACCACCCCAGCTTCATCCCCTACTTGCACCAACCAGTCCTGGGTTAGATCTCAAATGCCAGAAGCCAGGGATGCCCAACTCTCGGTGGCCCCAGTTAGAACCTCTGGGATCTCAGTGAAGCTGGCCTGGCCTCTGCTCCTGCTCTCAAGGGGCTGCTTTTCAACCGAGAGCCTTGTGAGCCTGGTCTGAGCCTTGTACAACCACTGAGTATTTTTTATTCCTTAGCCAGTGTACCTCCTACCTCAGAGTCTGTGTGAGAGGAAGAGAATGTGTGTCCCTGTGGGTGTCCACAAGTGTCAGACGTGTTGTTTTTAACAGTATTACTAGGTTATGATTAAAGCCTCATGAAATCCTCCAACCTAGTCTGTGTCATCAaatgaaatctctttttttttttttttttttttgagacagagtctcgctctgtcgcccaggctggagtgcagtggccggatctcagctcactgcaagctctgcctcccgggttcacgccattctcctgcctcagcctcccatgtagctggaactacaggcgcccgccaccttgcccggctaattttttgtatttttagtagagacggggtttcaccgtgttagccaggatggtctcgatctcctgacctcgtgatccgcccatctcggcctcccaaagtgctgggattacaggcttgagccaccgcacccggcctcaaatGAAATCTCTTATGGAGTTCAGAGCCTGAACTGGAAGAGGTCAGGGGCATAAAATCTACCTCTCAAAATTAGTCAGCGTCCATGAACAGAGAGGTCAGGCTTAGGTGGGGCTTCTCAACCTCGTGTTTGAAGTTTCAGGAGCTGGTGAGCCAGCATGGGGTTGACAGCTCAGCTGGAGATAAGAATCCAGATCTGGGCTGACTTAGTGCATCCCTCTTCACCACCAGCTCTGCTGCTGGGCCCAGCAGGAGTGGCCACAAACACATTTAGGGCCAGGAAGTGAATATAGGAGCCTGGTGAAGAAAGGTCTTGCTGGGACCTCTGAGACGTTAAGTAATGAGATGCCTTAGGGGATGCGAATGTGGTGGGTGATGGTGCTGGGGAAGTGGAACCTTTTGCTGTTCTAGGAGGTCTGTGGTTTGGAGAAACAAGGGACAGAAACATCTCTTGAGATAGAGAAGAAAAGGTTCCAGTCACTGCTGTGATGGGATCCAGGATAGTCTCAGCTCTGTTACTATTCTGGTGGAGACACAAAAACCAGGATAAGTAAAACATTTAGTATATCAGATAGTgttaagtgctgaaagaaaaagggaaagggatAGGGAGAGAGAGTAGGTgtttgtgtgttgggggtgggaatTACAACTTTATATAGAATGGCTGGGGAAGGCCTTCCTGCAAAACGGGTAAGCTGGTCAGCAGTGACTTGGGGATGGCCTATAAATGTCATGAGAAGGAGCAGAACCTGgagtcactggtagcttgaacCACTGTGACGGAAGGAATGATGCAAACAGAATTCCACAGGATGAAGAAGCACTTGTAACCACTCTGTTGGCCTGGAGCTAAAGATGACCCAGAGATGAAGGGTGGGGGCAGGAAGAGGATCTGGGAAGACGATGCTAGTGACTTTTACATACAAGCAATGGTTAGAGGCAGAAAGGATCCTGCAGATCATCCTGTCTAGTGATTTTCAGACTTTTGAATATCATGTACCTATAAAATGGCCAACATGGttgaaaattttaacaaagaaagGGCATTAAAGACTACCAccatttggctgggcatggtggcccacacctgtaatcccagtactttgggaggccaaggcgggtggatcacctgaggttgggagatcgtgaccagcctgaccaacatggagaaacaccatctctactaaaaatacaaaattaggcaggcgtggtggcacatgcctgtaatcccagctactcgggaggctgaggcaggagaatcgcctgaacccgggaggcagaggttgcggtcaGCCAACATCGTGGCATTGGACTCCAGTCTgctcaacaaaagcaaaactccgtctcaaaacaacaacaacaaaaaactaccaccatttattttcatcatctcaTAAAAGGATGTACCAATCTTAGAACAAAGGACCATTCTTCTAATTGAATACatgtaaacatacacacacacctgaaATTGCAGGAAGAGATGGAGATGTTTATCTCCTCTGTGCTTGGAAATCAATACTTCTAGTATTTGTACTTATAACTGAGTAAGGATATAGCAGCTAACGGGTTTGCTAATGTGCACCTAACAACTAATGTGCACCTAATGAGGAAAACATTTAATTACTAGAATAGGCAACTTCCTCTTTTCTGGGGAATTTTTGGAGACATACATCTTATAGTCTGACATTTATGGTACTTGGAAGCTAGAACCCAATTCTGTTTTCCTTCATTGACTAAAAGGCAGAAAGGCTTCATGACTGTTTTCTAGACCAGAGGGATGCAGCCAGACCCAAATCagataaatgaaatgagaataaGTAGTTGATGTGACATGAAATCAGGGCAAATCAAATGAGGTCTGATATCAGTTTGCTAGTTTTATCGCTTTTGTGGTTTAAGTGCAGTGCGGCAAGGTACTGATTTCTCTCCTTAATAATTAAATTTCAGCACATTTGGCAGCGAGTGAAATCTTTTCTCACTCCAGTTCTaaactttaaaagcaaaatatattttagaaacaataCATGCTCCCATGCAAATTACTATAAAACGTTTTCCCATGTATATTTATACCAAatggtttgtttttacttttttggtgaAATGACCCAGTTACTGAAAGGGTGACATCTTTCTAATGAACTCTTTAGAATTTTTATGAAGCCCTAATTAGGACCCCACATAGCTGGGCAACTATGCTGATCCTATTCAGAAAAGACACAGGAGcaaactatagaaaataaaaactttattttttcaagtttataAGATAGTTCCCATTACATATAACATTATGGTCACGGATTCTACAGCCACAAATGCCCGCAGTCACATAAATATATCCAATCCGATCAATGCCTTTTCCTGCTAACAGAGGCATCTGAAGTCCAGAGGGAGAGTCGCATTTTGAGTAGAAGTCGTCCTTAATGGGAGGGCTCCTGTCAGTGCATTAGGAACTAGCCAAGGAGCCTTGCTTGCCAGAGCTGTCTGACTCAGGAGAGGAAGGGACAGATGGCCTGCTGACTGGGGCCGGGGCAGCACTACATTTTCTCTCTTGTGGTTTAAGATATTTTAGAATCTCGGAATTCAGACCCTATAGTGTGAATATCTGGGGAGTTCTAACTTCTGGATGAAAAAGGAAACCAATTTAGTGGTAAGAAATAGAAGCCTGCTTAAGAGGGACCCTAACTGCCTCCTTGAGGAGTAAGGAGTCAGAGGAAGACCCTAAGCTCACCACTTGTTAGCCTAGACCATTGCTCTACCCCATACTCCTCTCCCCCATGGTTCAGTGACACTGACAATCATTCAAGATAGTAAACATCTAGAAGCTCCACATGCTGCAGCTAGAGTTTGTCAATCAGATTCTATTTGGAGCTTTAAAGCTGAGTTTGTGTAAACTGCGAACAAGCTGTGGCATCAGTCTCTTGGGACAACTCACTAGCTTTATGCTAGACAGGAACACCCCAAATCAAACAAAAGCCCAGATAGGCATCTAAATCTGGAGCAGGTGTCCATTCTTCTGGACACTACCAGCTGCCCCAGGGGCATTGGACAGGGTGATGCTAAGGCACAGTCAGTTTTACATTCGAAAGTCAAGCCACCTCCTCAACCCAAGACACACCTCACTCCAGACCTACTACTAGAGAGAGCCCTCACCGTGACATTACAGACCCATCTTGTGGAACCCACAGtgcctggccgggcgcagtggctcatgcctgtaatcccagcactttgggaggccgaggcgagcagatcacctgaggtcaggagttttgagaacagcctggtcaacatggtgaaaccccgtctctactaaaaatacaaaaattagctgggtgtggtggtgggtgcctgtaatctcagctactcaggaggctgaggtaggagaatcgcttgaacctgggaggcagaggttgcagtgagccgagagatcatgccactgcactccagcctgggtgacagagcgagactccatctcaaaaaaaaaaaaaaaaaaagagaacccaccatgcccagctggggaAGGACTCATCATTTGGCTAATTTCATGAGGACTCTAATGAAGAGGGCCTTCCCCTTGATGAATGGACTCACAGTGTCCTTTGGCCCTCTACTTCCAACAGCTCTTAATCCTACCCACTTATTTTCCTTTCCAGATTTTTGTGCTGGGGTGGAGAAAAAGGCAGGGTAATTACAGACAGCACCGTGTTCCCTGGACAATTCATTTTGGCAAAAAGCCAAGAAGCTCCTGTTTTCTCTTCCATCTAAATGAGGGTGGCAACAACCAGGAATGAGCAGAGACTGCTCTGCTCAGCCTCCTTACCTCTCTCGGTCAAGTTCAAGTTACTTTTGGAAAGAGCTAAGCTAGGAAGTCAGAGCAAGAGGAAAAAAGCCATTGATAAAAGTGAGTCCAagttatattctaaaataaagagCTCCCATAAGGGTGGAGAGGGaagtatctgtgtgtgtgcttgtgtgcatgGTGGGGGTACCACTCCGCAGCCTCACAAACCTGAAGCGCGGCACAACAGCTGTGGCCTTTGTCCAGGACAAAAACTCAACAGCTATACTGCATTAGGGGGAGGGTTTGAGGCTTCAAACCCTCTTAGGAAGTAGAGCTTCCTAAGATCAACCATCAAACAAGGCAGAGCAGCATCTAAGGAACTATGCTGAATACAGACCAAGGGAAGGCCTACCTCACACTacatctccctcctcccaaccccacAGGAAACAAGGCCAAAGAGGCAGCTAAGTAAAGGAGCACTGACTTCAGCTACTCAGCAAAAACTTACTCCTTTAAATCGTGAGTCATGAGCACTTTTCAATGAGTTCTGAAGGAATGTGTATACCAGCCTCTCTCTGTTGCTATCTGGGTGGCCTGGCATTGAAAGGAGTCTTGCCTCTTTGTGCTGCAACATCTTTGGAAATGGGTATGCAGAGTCTCTGGCGACAAGCAATTATAGCTGGGGTTGGTCAACGATGCCTCCTTCTGCGGACCAATCCTGCATCTCAATCTGAGATGCTTGTATCATCTGTCTCTTTGCAGCCTGGGAAAGGCTGAACTTCCTCAGCTCTAGGGAATTTTATCCTGCCTGAGCAGATGCCCAAATTGCTCTTGGAGGGATGGGGCATCCAACAATCATGGCTGGGCTGGAAGGCTGTGACTAGTGCCTGGGCACCCACCAATCTGCCCAGAGGTCGAGAGATGCTCCTGCATTTGGCCCAGGATTAAGTTTTGGGCCATGAAGTAGGGAATGATGCAGCACTCTCATTTAAATCAGGAAAGtctggctgagcgcagtggctcatgcctagaatctcaacactttgagaggccaaggtgggaggatcgcttgaggccaggtgttcgagaccagccttggcaacaaagtgaaaccctgtctgtacctcccctccccccacaatCAGCAAAGTCTTTCTGGCTTCCTACTTTAGAATGGGATTTGAGAAGCAGGGTTTTCCACGGGAAAATTTAAATACAGCAATCTGCTCTTCAGTTTCAGGCAGAGATCTGGATAAATATATACCTGGGACATCCTTCATATGGCTTAGGGCTTCCACAAAGGAAGTCAAATACATTGGCAGTTTTGGCCAAAATGTAGTTATAAGCATGTTTTTAGATTTGATTTGAATTCTTGGGTCTAATACCTGGGGACTGGCCAGAGCTGCCTGGAGGTGGACATGAGGTGCAGAGGGCAGGAAAGGGGTAAGAAACTAGCATTATGATGActaagaaggaagaaactgcaggGGCGAGCATCTGATGGGAAATGGGTACTTCTCTGCAGGAGGAACAGGTACAACCTTTCGGTCTCAAGAGCCAAAGAAGCTGAAATTCATAAGACACTTTAGTTCCTTCTCTCCAGTTTGGAAGCTAAGCCTTCTGGGATACAGTCTGAATGAGAGTCAAGCTGAAAGAGTTTTTAGGGTTGTACCATTTGACTAACAGGAAAAGGGACTGGAAAGAAGACTAAGGCTTCTAGATGGGAAATGCCAAAGTTTAAAGTTACTCAGTGTTCAGTGCCCCACAGTTCACCAGCTAGGAGATGGAAGAACAGGAAAGGAATCGTCCTAGAGAGCAGACCACTGGAGCAGCTACAGAGGTGCTACTGCCACAGAGAGGTATTTTAGATATTTCAATTACTATTTTCAAGACTTTACACACTTTCTTGCTAGAAAAAGAAAGTGGTGGAAACCTGTGTCAGAGATCAGACCCTTACCtataaaaataacatacacaTTCGCTGGAAATAAGTGAGATTCTAAGCTAAGGAGA
This window encodes:
- the XKR8 gene encoding XK-related protein 8; its protein translation is MPWSSRAALLRDLVLCVLGTAAFLLDLGADLWAAVQYALDGCYLWAALVLALLGLASVALQLFSWLWLRADPAGLHGSQPPRRCLALLHLLQLGYLYRCVQELRQGLLVWQQEEPSEFDLAYADFLSLDISMLRLFETFLETAPQLTLVLAIMLQSGRAEYYQWFGICTSFLGISWALLDYHRALRTCLPSKPLLGLGSSVIYFLWNLLLLWPRVLAVALFSALFPSYVALHFLGLWLVLLLWVWLQGTDFMPDPSSEWLYRVTVATILYFSWFNVAEGHTLGRATIHFAFLLTDSILLVVTWMTHSSWLPSGIPLQLWLPVGCGCFFLGLALRLVYYRWLHPSCCWKPDPDQVDGARSLLSPEGYQLPQNRRMTRLAQNFFPKAKDEAASPVKGEVNGVL